From a region of the Actinopolymorpha singaporensis genome:
- the pglX gene encoding BREX-2 system adenine-specific DNA-methyltransferase PglX produces the protein MIDARRLLTDLQRQVRSIEADLLRLAESDTGAAERLAKRYEAAVKGKRTGLPFETWRGQQLTQVAAGWVLACVFARFCEDNRLVEQAMLAGPGDRLAEARERQDAYFREYSSHSDLDYLRAAINRLEDSEVTRALVERQNPLHVMDPAPDTATALLDFWRRIDPETGLLVHDFTDPSLSTRFLGDLYQDLSEQARKDYALLQTPEFVEEFILDRTLDPAIEEFGLADVRLIDPACGSGHFLLGAFTRLLRRWQHLEPGADVRVHVERVLRQVNGVDINPYAVAIAGFRLLVAALTACGINRLKDAPVWRVRVAIGDSLLFGTRNGQAAIAGVTEAAMAGQSAEGEFVYEYEDAAELEEILGDRYHAVVANPPYITVKDPLLNKVYRQAWSACAGLYALSVPFAQRLFDLATTGGFTGQITSNAFMKREFGRKLIEDFFPTVDLALIADTSGAYIPGHGTPTVIVVGRNRRPVAQVVRAVLGVRGEPKAPVDPAKGFVWSSITNNVDTPGVADEYVSVADVDRLLLSKHPWSLSGGGAPELFLRVEGAAIGRLSSRVMLIGRTTHTGSDESYFSSAGTWARFGVSDPQIAALVEGDRVRDWHIATVTEALFPYNEWLKASIEDPCLRAILWLTKPYLRKRREPGGTHEEIGLTWFEWSRWHPERYVIPLGIAMAFVATHNQFVLDRGGKVFNRTGPAIKLPEGTSEEEHLRLLGLLNSSTACFWLKQVSHNKGEGGGARVEAGYAAMGSEDWKNHYEFTGTKLQEFPLAGGAPLTLASRLDSLAQELQAITPGAVAEKCAPDRERLKTAHAEWSRIRAEMISAQEELDWEVYGLYGLLGDDAKAFVGKDVIKPPLKLGERAFEIALARKMAAGEVETQWFTRHGSTPITELPDHWPADYRALVERRLEKIADDPYLHLIERSECKRRWATRSWEEMESEALRGWLQDRLEDRALWFRSEPTLRSAAQLADELRTDEDFVSVAQLYTRDQDLLDVVQDLVRDQHVPGTSAWRYTDSGMRIRKAWEQTWDLQRREDAGEKVGKIAVPPKYKQGDFRSVSYWRNRGKLDVPKERFTSYPEASRDGTLLLGWAGFDHLQQAQALVAYVTERQELDAWGAEQLVPLLAALAELLPWIRQWHPDVDPEFGQAPADAYDGYLDQVLLQLGLTRDDLTAWRPPAPTRGRRRKTT, from the coding sequence ATGATCGACGCGAGGCGACTGCTGACAGACCTGCAACGCCAGGTCCGGTCGATCGAGGCCGATCTCCTGCGGTTGGCCGAGTCCGACACCGGGGCCGCCGAGCGGCTGGCCAAGCGGTACGAGGCGGCTGTGAAGGGGAAGCGGACGGGTCTGCCGTTCGAGACCTGGCGCGGGCAGCAACTTACCCAGGTGGCGGCGGGCTGGGTACTAGCCTGCGTGTTCGCGAGGTTCTGCGAGGACAACCGGTTGGTGGAACAGGCAATGCTGGCCGGCCCGGGCGACCGGCTGGCTGAGGCCCGCGAGCGGCAGGACGCCTACTTCCGCGAGTACTCCTCGCACTCCGACCTTGACTATCTGCGCGCGGCGATCAACCGGTTGGAGGACTCCGAGGTCACCCGGGCCCTGGTCGAGCGGCAGAACCCGTTGCACGTCATGGATCCGGCACCGGACACCGCGACGGCGTTGCTGGACTTCTGGCGGCGGATTGATCCCGAGACCGGCCTGCTCGTGCACGACTTCACCGACCCGTCGCTGTCGACGCGGTTCCTCGGTGACCTGTACCAGGACCTGTCCGAGCAGGCCCGCAAGGACTACGCGCTGCTGCAGACGCCGGAGTTCGTGGAGGAGTTCATCCTCGACCGGACGCTCGACCCAGCCATCGAGGAGTTTGGGCTGGCGGACGTACGGCTGATCGACCCGGCATGCGGGTCTGGGCACTTCCTGTTGGGCGCGTTCACCCGACTGCTGCGACGGTGGCAGCATCTGGAGCCGGGCGCGGACGTACGGGTACACGTCGAGCGCGTGCTGCGTCAGGTGAACGGCGTCGACATCAACCCGTACGCCGTGGCGATCGCTGGGTTTCGGCTGCTCGTCGCGGCGCTGACCGCCTGTGGCATCAATCGCTTGAAGGACGCCCCGGTCTGGCGGGTGCGGGTAGCGATCGGAGACTCCCTGCTTTTCGGTACGCGGAACGGGCAGGCCGCCATCGCCGGCGTGACCGAGGCAGCGATGGCGGGGCAGTCCGCGGAGGGCGAATTCGTCTACGAGTACGAAGACGCCGCCGAACTGGAGGAAATCCTCGGTGATCGCTACCATGCGGTGGTTGCCAACCCGCCCTACATCACTGTCAAGGACCCGCTGCTCAATAAGGTCTACCGTCAGGCGTGGAGTGCATGCGCGGGCCTCTATGCTCTGTCCGTCCCGTTCGCTCAGCGCCTGTTCGACCTGGCGACGACCGGGGGATTCACAGGTCAGATCACTTCGAACGCCTTTATGAAGCGTGAGTTCGGTCGAAAACTAATCGAAGATTTCTTCCCGACCGTGGATCTCGCCCTCATCGCCGACACCAGTGGTGCATACATTCCTGGTCACGGGACTCCGACAGTCATCGTCGTTGGACGCAATCGAAGGCCGGTAGCGCAGGTCGTCCGCGCGGTGCTAGGCGTACGAGGCGAGCCGAAAGCGCCTGTGGACCCCGCCAAGGGGTTTGTCTGGAGCTCCATCACAAACAATGTCGACACACCTGGCGTGGCCGACGAGTACGTGTCGGTCGCTGACGTTGACCGGCTCCTTCTCTCGAAGCACCCATGGAGCCTAAGTGGAGGAGGGGCACCTGAACTGTTCCTCAGAGTGGAAGGTGCGGCCATCGGAAGGCTGTCTAGCCGAGTGATGTTGATTGGCCGAACCACTCACACTGGATCGGATGAGTCCTATTTCTCCTCCGCTGGCACCTGGGCGAGATTCGGAGTAAGTGATCCACAGATTGCAGCGCTGGTTGAAGGGGACCGTGTCCGGGACTGGCACATCGCTACGGTAACCGAAGCCCTGTTCCCCTATAATGAGTGGCTCAAAGCCTCAATTGAGGATCCGTGCCTGCGTGCAATCTTATGGCTAACGAAGCCGTACTTGCGCAAACGTCGAGAACCGGGAGGGACGCATGAGGAGATCGGGCTCACCTGGTTCGAATGGAGTCGTTGGCACCCTGAGAGGTACGTGATTCCGTTAGGTATCGCGATGGCCTTCGTGGCGACGCACAATCAGTTTGTTCTGGATCGCGGGGGGAAGGTCTTCAACCGGACTGGGCCAGCGATCAAGTTGCCAGAGGGGACGAGCGAGGAGGAGCACCTACGGCTGCTTGGGCTACTGAACTCGTCGACCGCGTGTTTCTGGCTCAAGCAGGTCAGCCACAACAAGGGCGAGGGAGGCGGTGCCCGCGTTGAAGCGGGCTACGCCGCAATGGGAAGTGAGGACTGGAAGAACCACTACGAGTTCACTGGCACGAAGTTGCAAGAGTTCCCGTTGGCAGGCGGCGCCCCGCTGACTCTCGCTAGCCGACTTGACTCCCTCGCCCAGGAGTTGCAGGCGATCACTCCGGGCGCTGTTGCGGAGAAGTGTGCACCCGACCGGGAGAGGCTGAAAACCGCGCACGCGGAGTGGTCGCGTATCCGGGCGGAGATGATCTCGGCGCAGGAGGAGTTGGACTGGGAGGTCTACGGGCTCTACGGGCTGCTCGGCGACGACGCTAAGGCGTTTGTTGGCAAGGACGTCATCAAGCCACCGCTGAAGCTGGGCGAGCGGGCGTTTGAGATCGCGTTGGCCCGCAAGATGGCGGCGGGGGAAGTCGAGACGCAGTGGTTCACGCGCCATGGCTCGACTCCCATCACCGAACTCCCCGATCACTGGCCGGCCGACTACCGCGCGCTGGTGGAGCGGCGGCTGGAGAAGATCGCGGACGACCCGTACCTCCATCTGATCGAACGGTCGGAGTGCAAGCGGCGTTGGGCAACCAGGTCCTGGGAGGAGATGGAGTCCGAGGCGCTGCGTGGCTGGCTGCAGGATCGGTTGGAAGACCGGGCCCTGTGGTTCCGTTCCGAACCGACCCTGCGGAGCGCCGCTCAGCTTGCCGACGAGTTGCGGACCGACGAGGACTTCGTGTCCGTCGCCCAGCTGTACACCCGCGACCAGGACCTGCTCGACGTGGTGCAGGACCTCGTGCGGGACCAGCACGTCCCGGGAACGTCCGCCTGGCGCTACACCGACTCCGGGATGCGCATTCGCAAGGCCTGGGAGCAGACCTGGGACCTGCAGAGACGCGAGGACGCGGGAGAGAAGGTCGGCAAGATTGCGGTGCCGCCGAAGTACAAGCAGGGCGACTTCCGCTCCGTGTCGTACTGGCGTAACCGCGGCAAGCTCGACGTGCCCAAGGAGCGCTTCACGTCGTACCCGGAGGCGTCCCGCGACGGCACGCTGCTGTTGGGTTGGGCCGGGTTCGACCACCTTCAGCAGGCGCAGGCCCTCGTCGCCTATGTCACCGAACGCCAGGAGCTGGACGCCTGGGGCGCGGAGCAACTCGTCCCGCTGCTTGCCGCACTGGCCGAGCTGCTGCCCTGGATCCGGCAGTGGCATCCCGACGTCGACCCGGAGTTCGGGCAGGCCCCGGCCGACGCCTACGACGGCTACCTCGACCAGGTGCTGCTCCAGCTCGGCCTGACCCGAGACGACCTCACCGCGTGGCGGCCACCGGCCCCGACCCGCGGCCGCCGGCGCAAGACCACCTGA